One region of Vigna angularis cultivar LongXiaoDou No.4 chromosome 10, ASM1680809v1, whole genome shotgun sequence genomic DNA includes:
- the LOC108341104 gene encoding probable ureide permease A3 isoform X3 has protein sequence MDSKEFSGLCSLVPSLSESSLCTTGLKMYLVESKGGAIACMFLALFFLGTWPALLTMLERRGRLPQHTYLDYSITNFFAALLIAFTFGEIGKGKPDEPNFLAQLAQDNWPSVLFAMGGGVVLSLGNLSSQYAFAFVGLSVTEVITASITVVIGTTLNYFLDDKINKAEILFPGVGCFLIAVFLGSAVHSSNASDNKAKLNNYTSDYKEVAISSSKESDLVKSKDLERGSSSADNVEAGTAVFLLELEERRAIKVFGKSTLIGLALTFSAGLCFSMFSPAFNLATNDQWHTLPKGIPHLTVYTAFFYFSISCFVIAIILNITFLYHPVLNLPKSSLKAYLADSDGRIWALLAGLLCGFGNGLQFMGGQAAGYAAADAVQALPLVSTFWGVLLFGEYRRSSRKTYMLLGSMLFMFIVAVGVLMASSGHRSSSHTAKE, from the exons ATGGATTCCAAG GAGTTCTCTGGCCTTTGCTCCTTGGTTCCCTCATTATCTGAGAGCAGTTTGTGCACTACTGGGTTGAAAATGTATTTGGTTGAGAGCAAAGGAGGAGCCATAGCATGCATGTTCTTGGCTCTTTTCTTCTTGGGAACATGGCCTGCACTTTTGACCATGTTAGAGAGGCGTGGTCGTCTTCCTCAGCATACCTACCTTGATTACTCAATCACCAATTTCTTTGCTGCTTTACTCATTGCCTTTACATTTGGTGAGATAGGCAAGGGCAAACCAGATGAGCCAAATTTCTTAGCGCAACTTGCTCAG GATAATTGGCCCTCAGTTCTTTTTGCAATGGGGGGTGGAGTGGTCCTTAGCCTAGGGAATCTATCCTCACAATATGCATTTGCTTTTGTTGGGTTATCAGTTACTGAAGTGATCACAGCCAGCATAACTGTTGTTATAG GCACAACCCTGAATTACTTTTTGGATGACAAAATCAACAAAGCTGAGATCCTTTTCCCAGGAGTTGGTTGCTTTTTGATTGCAGTTTTTCTAGGTTCTGCCGTTCATTCATCCAATGCTTCTGATAACAAAGCAAAgctcaacaattacacaagtgATTATAAAGAAGTAGCCAT CAGCTCTTCAAAGGAAAGTGATTTAG TTAAATCAAAAGATCTCGAAAGGGGAAGTAGTTCTGCAGACAATGTTGAAGCAGGAACTGCAGTTTTCCTTTTAGAGCTTGAGGAAAGAAGAGCAATTAAG GTATTTGGGAAGAGCACTTTGATTGGATTGGCTCTAACTTTCTCTGCTGGACTTTGCTTCTCTATGTTCTCACCAGCATTCAACTTGGCAACAAATGATCAGTGGCATACTTTGCCGAAAGGGATTCCCCATTTGACAGTTTACACTGCcttcttctatttttcaatcTCTTGTTTTGTTATTGCCATAATTCTAAACATCACCTTCCTCTACCACCCTGTCCTAAACCTACCAAAGTCATCATTGAAGGCTTATTTGGCAGACTCTGATGGAAGAATCTGGGCCTTGTTGGCTGGTCTCCTTTGTGGTTTTGGGAATGGCCTCCAATTCATGGGTGGTCAAGCTGCAGGATATGCAGCAGCAGATGCTGTCCAG GCACTTCCACTTGTAAGCACTTTTTGGGGTGTTCTTCTGTTTGGGGAGTACAGAAGATCATCAAGAAAAACATATATGCTGCTAGGGAGCATGCTGTTTATGTTTATCGTGGCTGTTGGTGTTCTGATGGCATCATCAGGGCACAGAAGCAGTTCTCACACTGCCAAGGAATAA
- the LOC108341104 gene encoding probable ureide permease A3 isoform X1: MDSKVAGSFLSSKPFNEFSGLCSLVPSLSESSLCTTGLKMYLVESKGGAIACMFLALFFLGTWPALLTMLERRGRLPQHTYLDYSITNFFAALLIAFTFGEIGKGKPDEPNFLAQLAQDNWPSVLFAMGGGVVLSLGNLSSQYAFAFVGLSVTEVITASITVVIGTTLNYFLDDKINKAEILFPGVGCFLIAVFLGSAVHSSNASDNKAKLNNYTSDYKEVAISSSKESDLVKSKDLERGSSSADNVEAGTAVFLLELEERRAIKVFGKSTLIGLALTFSAGLCFSMFSPAFNLATNDQWHTLPKGIPHLTVYTAFFYFSISCFVIAIILNITFLYHPVLNLPKSSLKAYLADSDGRIWALLAGLLCGFGNGLQFMGGQAAGYAAADAVQALPLVSTFWGVLLFGEYRRSSRKTYMLLGSMLFMFIVAVGVLMASSGHRSSSHTAKE, from the exons ATGGATTCCAAGGTAGCTGGATCCTTTCTCAGTTCTAAGCCATTCAAT GAGTTCTCTGGCCTTTGCTCCTTGGTTCCCTCATTATCTGAGAGCAGTTTGTGCACTACTGGGTTGAAAATGTATTTGGTTGAGAGCAAAGGAGGAGCCATAGCATGCATGTTCTTGGCTCTTTTCTTCTTGGGAACATGGCCTGCACTTTTGACCATGTTAGAGAGGCGTGGTCGTCTTCCTCAGCATACCTACCTTGATTACTCAATCACCAATTTCTTTGCTGCTTTACTCATTGCCTTTACATTTGGTGAGATAGGCAAGGGCAAACCAGATGAGCCAAATTTCTTAGCGCAACTTGCTCAG GATAATTGGCCCTCAGTTCTTTTTGCAATGGGGGGTGGAGTGGTCCTTAGCCTAGGGAATCTATCCTCACAATATGCATTTGCTTTTGTTGGGTTATCAGTTACTGAAGTGATCACAGCCAGCATAACTGTTGTTATAG GCACAACCCTGAATTACTTTTTGGATGACAAAATCAACAAAGCTGAGATCCTTTTCCCAGGAGTTGGTTGCTTTTTGATTGCAGTTTTTCTAGGTTCTGCCGTTCATTCATCCAATGCTTCTGATAACAAAGCAAAgctcaacaattacacaagtgATTATAAAGAAGTAGCCAT CAGCTCTTCAAAGGAAAGTGATTTAG TTAAATCAAAAGATCTCGAAAGGGGAAGTAGTTCTGCAGACAATGTTGAAGCAGGAACTGCAGTTTTCCTTTTAGAGCTTGAGGAAAGAAGAGCAATTAAG GTATTTGGGAAGAGCACTTTGATTGGATTGGCTCTAACTTTCTCTGCTGGACTTTGCTTCTCTATGTTCTCACCAGCATTCAACTTGGCAACAAATGATCAGTGGCATACTTTGCCGAAAGGGATTCCCCATTTGACAGTTTACACTGCcttcttctatttttcaatcTCTTGTTTTGTTATTGCCATAATTCTAAACATCACCTTCCTCTACCACCCTGTCCTAAACCTACCAAAGTCATCATTGAAGGCTTATTTGGCAGACTCTGATGGAAGAATCTGGGCCTTGTTGGCTGGTCTCCTTTGTGGTTTTGGGAATGGCCTCCAATTCATGGGTGGTCAAGCTGCAGGATATGCAGCAGCAGATGCTGTCCAG GCACTTCCACTTGTAAGCACTTTTTGGGGTGTTCTTCTGTTTGGGGAGTACAGAAGATCATCAAGAAAAACATATATGCTGCTAGGGAGCATGCTGTTTATGTTTATCGTGGCTGTTGGTGTTCTGATGGCATCATCAGGGCACAGAAGCAGTTCTCACACTGCCAAGGAATAA
- the LOC108341104 gene encoding probable ureide permease A3 isoform X4, with protein MDSKEFSGLCSLVPSLSESSLCTTGLKMYLVESKGGAIACMFLALFFLGTWPALLTMLERRGRLPQHTYLDYSITNFFAALLIAFTFGEIGKGKPDEPNFLAQLAQDNWPSVLFAMGGGVVLSLGNLSSQYAFAFVGLSVTEVITASITVVIGTTLNYFLDDKINKAEILFPGVGCFLIAVFLGSAVHSSNASDNKAKLNNYTSDYKEVAISSKESDLVKSKDLERGSSSADNVEAGTAVFLLELEERRAIKVFGKSTLIGLALTFSAGLCFSMFSPAFNLATNDQWHTLPKGIPHLTVYTAFFYFSISCFVIAIILNITFLYHPVLNLPKSSLKAYLADSDGRIWALLAGLLCGFGNGLQFMGGQAAGYAAADAVQALPLVSTFWGVLLFGEYRRSSRKTYMLLGSMLFMFIVAVGVLMASSGHRSSSHTAKE; from the exons ATGGATTCCAAG GAGTTCTCTGGCCTTTGCTCCTTGGTTCCCTCATTATCTGAGAGCAGTTTGTGCACTACTGGGTTGAAAATGTATTTGGTTGAGAGCAAAGGAGGAGCCATAGCATGCATGTTCTTGGCTCTTTTCTTCTTGGGAACATGGCCTGCACTTTTGACCATGTTAGAGAGGCGTGGTCGTCTTCCTCAGCATACCTACCTTGATTACTCAATCACCAATTTCTTTGCTGCTTTACTCATTGCCTTTACATTTGGTGAGATAGGCAAGGGCAAACCAGATGAGCCAAATTTCTTAGCGCAACTTGCTCAG GATAATTGGCCCTCAGTTCTTTTTGCAATGGGGGGTGGAGTGGTCCTTAGCCTAGGGAATCTATCCTCACAATATGCATTTGCTTTTGTTGGGTTATCAGTTACTGAAGTGATCACAGCCAGCATAACTGTTGTTATAG GCACAACCCTGAATTACTTTTTGGATGACAAAATCAACAAAGCTGAGATCCTTTTCCCAGGAGTTGGTTGCTTTTTGATTGCAGTTTTTCTAGGTTCTGCCGTTCATTCATCCAATGCTTCTGATAACAAAGCAAAgctcaacaattacacaagtgATTATAAAGAAGTAGCCAT CTCTTCAAAGGAAAGTGATTTAG TTAAATCAAAAGATCTCGAAAGGGGAAGTAGTTCTGCAGACAATGTTGAAGCAGGAACTGCAGTTTTCCTTTTAGAGCTTGAGGAAAGAAGAGCAATTAAG GTATTTGGGAAGAGCACTTTGATTGGATTGGCTCTAACTTTCTCTGCTGGACTTTGCTTCTCTATGTTCTCACCAGCATTCAACTTGGCAACAAATGATCAGTGGCATACTTTGCCGAAAGGGATTCCCCATTTGACAGTTTACACTGCcttcttctatttttcaatcTCTTGTTTTGTTATTGCCATAATTCTAAACATCACCTTCCTCTACCACCCTGTCCTAAACCTACCAAAGTCATCATTGAAGGCTTATTTGGCAGACTCTGATGGAAGAATCTGGGCCTTGTTGGCTGGTCTCCTTTGTGGTTTTGGGAATGGCCTCCAATTCATGGGTGGTCAAGCTGCAGGATATGCAGCAGCAGATGCTGTCCAG GCACTTCCACTTGTAAGCACTTTTTGGGGTGTTCTTCTGTTTGGGGAGTACAGAAGATCATCAAGAAAAACATATATGCTGCTAGGGAGCATGCTGTTTATGTTTATCGTGGCTGTTGGTGTTCTGATGGCATCATCAGGGCACAGAAGCAGTTCTCACACTGCCAAGGAATAA
- the LOC108341104 gene encoding probable ureide permease A3 isoform X5, producing MYLVESKGGAIACMFLALFFLGTWPALLTMLERRGRLPQHTYLDYSITNFFAALLIAFTFGEIGKGKPDEPNFLAQLAQDNWPSVLFAMGGGVVLSLGNLSSQYAFAFVGLSVTEVITASITVVIGTTLNYFLDDKINKAEILFPGVGCFLIAVFLGSAVHSSNASDNKAKLNNYTSDYKEVAISSSKESDLVKSKDLERGSSSADNVEAGTAVFLLELEERRAIKVFGKSTLIGLALTFSAGLCFSMFSPAFNLATNDQWHTLPKGIPHLTVYTAFFYFSISCFVIAIILNITFLYHPVLNLPKSSLKAYLADSDGRIWALLAGLLCGFGNGLQFMGGQAAGYAAADAVQALPLVSTFWGVLLFGEYRRSSRKTYMLLGSMLFMFIVAVGVLMASSGHRSSSHTAKE from the exons ATGTATTTGGTTGAGAGCAAAGGAGGAGCCATAGCATGCATGTTCTTGGCTCTTTTCTTCTTGGGAACATGGCCTGCACTTTTGACCATGTTAGAGAGGCGTGGTCGTCTTCCTCAGCATACCTACCTTGATTACTCAATCACCAATTTCTTTGCTGCTTTACTCATTGCCTTTACATTTGGTGAGATAGGCAAGGGCAAACCAGATGAGCCAAATTTCTTAGCGCAACTTGCTCAG GATAATTGGCCCTCAGTTCTTTTTGCAATGGGGGGTGGAGTGGTCCTTAGCCTAGGGAATCTATCCTCACAATATGCATTTGCTTTTGTTGGGTTATCAGTTACTGAAGTGATCACAGCCAGCATAACTGTTGTTATAG GCACAACCCTGAATTACTTTTTGGATGACAAAATCAACAAAGCTGAGATCCTTTTCCCAGGAGTTGGTTGCTTTTTGATTGCAGTTTTTCTAGGTTCTGCCGTTCATTCATCCAATGCTTCTGATAACAAAGCAAAgctcaacaattacacaagtgATTATAAAGAAGTAGCCAT CAGCTCTTCAAAGGAAAGTGATTTAG TTAAATCAAAAGATCTCGAAAGGGGAAGTAGTTCTGCAGACAATGTTGAAGCAGGAACTGCAGTTTTCCTTTTAGAGCTTGAGGAAAGAAGAGCAATTAAG GTATTTGGGAAGAGCACTTTGATTGGATTGGCTCTAACTTTCTCTGCTGGACTTTGCTTCTCTATGTTCTCACCAGCATTCAACTTGGCAACAAATGATCAGTGGCATACTTTGCCGAAAGGGATTCCCCATTTGACAGTTTACACTGCcttcttctatttttcaatcTCTTGTTTTGTTATTGCCATAATTCTAAACATCACCTTCCTCTACCACCCTGTCCTAAACCTACCAAAGTCATCATTGAAGGCTTATTTGGCAGACTCTGATGGAAGAATCTGGGCCTTGTTGGCTGGTCTCCTTTGTGGTTTTGGGAATGGCCTCCAATTCATGGGTGGTCAAGCTGCAGGATATGCAGCAGCAGATGCTGTCCAG GCACTTCCACTTGTAAGCACTTTTTGGGGTGTTCTTCTGTTTGGGGAGTACAGAAGATCATCAAGAAAAACATATATGCTGCTAGGGAGCATGCTGTTTATGTTTATCGTGGCTGTTGGTGTTCTGATGGCATCATCAGGGCACAGAAGCAGTTCTCACACTGCCAAGGAATAA
- the LOC108341104 gene encoding probable ureide permease A3 isoform X2 produces the protein MYLVESKGGAIACMFLALFFLGTWPALLTMLERRGRLPQHTYLDYSITNFFAALLIAFTFGEIGKGKPDEPNFLAQLAQDNWPSVLFAMGGGVVLSLGNLSSQYAFAFVGLSVTEVITASITVVIGTTLNYFLDDKINKAEILFPGVGCFLIAVFLGSAVHSSNASDNKAKLNNYTSDYKEVAISSKESDLVKSKDLERGSSSADNVEAGTAVFLLELEERRAIKVFGKSTLIGLALTFSAGLCFSMFSPAFNLATNDQWHTLPKGIPHLTVYTAFFYFSISCFVIAIILNITFLYHPVLNLPKSSLKAYLADSDGRIWALLAGLLCGFGNGLQFMGGQAAGYAAADAVQALPLVSTFWGVLLFGEYRRSSRKTYMLLGSMLFMFIVAVGVLMASSGHRSSSHTAKE, from the exons ATGTATTTGGTTGAGAGCAAAGGAGGAGCCATAGCATGCATGTTCTTGGCTCTTTTCTTCTTGGGAACATGGCCTGCACTTTTGACCATGTTAGAGAGGCGTGGTCGTCTTCCTCAGCATACCTACCTTGATTACTCAATCACCAATTTCTTTGCTGCTTTACTCATTGCCTTTACATTTGGTGAGATAGGCAAGGGCAAACCAGATGAGCCAAATTTCTTAGCGCAACTTGCTCAG GATAATTGGCCCTCAGTTCTTTTTGCAATGGGGGGTGGAGTGGTCCTTAGCCTAGGGAATCTATCCTCACAATATGCATTTGCTTTTGTTGGGTTATCAGTTACTGAAGTGATCACAGCCAGCATAACTGTTGTTATAG GCACAACCCTGAATTACTTTTTGGATGACAAAATCAACAAAGCTGAGATCCTTTTCCCAGGAGTTGGTTGCTTTTTGATTGCAGTTTTTCTAGGTTCTGCCGTTCATTCATCCAATGCTTCTGATAACAAAGCAAAgctcaacaattacacaagtgATTATAAAGAAGTAGCCAT CTCTTCAAAGGAAAGTGATTTAG TTAAATCAAAAGATCTCGAAAGGGGAAGTAGTTCTGCAGACAATGTTGAAGCAGGAACTGCAGTTTTCCTTTTAGAGCTTGAGGAAAGAAGAGCAATTAAG GTATTTGGGAAGAGCACTTTGATTGGATTGGCTCTAACTTTCTCTGCTGGACTTTGCTTCTCTATGTTCTCACCAGCATTCAACTTGGCAACAAATGATCAGTGGCATACTTTGCCGAAAGGGATTCCCCATTTGACAGTTTACACTGCcttcttctatttttcaatcTCTTGTTTTGTTATTGCCATAATTCTAAACATCACCTTCCTCTACCACCCTGTCCTAAACCTACCAAAGTCATCATTGAAGGCTTATTTGGCAGACTCTGATGGAAGAATCTGGGCCTTGTTGGCTGGTCTCCTTTGTGGTTTTGGGAATGGCCTCCAATTCATGGGTGGTCAAGCTGCAGGATATGCAGCAGCAGATGCTGTCCAG GCACTTCCACTTGTAAGCACTTTTTGGGGTGTTCTTCTGTTTGGGGAGTACAGAAGATCATCAAGAAAAACATATATGCTGCTAGGGAGCATGCTGTTTATGTTTATCGTGGCTGTTGGTGTTCTGATGGCATCATCAGGGCACAGAAGCAGTTCTCACACTGCCAAGGAATAA
- the LOC108341230 gene encoding uncharacterized protein LOC108341230 isoform X1, with protein MFFSVSICSSAALSLPLRCNAKISSPRVDVAADAFPSFLPREMHTIQDPSARKFAMRIQRLPVPVRFSENPIMSSCVKPMVQSKETPVVLLHGFDSSCLEWRYVLPLLEESGIETWAIDILGWGFSDLEKLPPCNVVSKRDHFYQFWKYYIRRPMTLVGPSLGSAVAIDFAVNYPEAVEKLVLIGASVYAEGTGKLATLPRSVAYAGVNLLKSFPLRLYATYLTFTNISFSASLDWTNVGRLHCLLPWWNDATVDFMTSGGYNVSPLIGKVKQKTLIIWGENDRIISNKFAVQLHCELPDATIRQIPHCGHLPHLERPDSTIKLIVEFVQREAKQLNPYAAQVSRLN; from the exons ATGTTTTTCTCTGTGTCCATTTGTTCTTCTGCGGCATTGTCTTTGCCACTCAGATGCAATGCCAAAATCTCTTCTCCACGGGTTGATGTTGCTGCCGATGCCTTCCCTTCCTTTCTCCCCAGAGAAATGCACACCATTCAAGACCCTTCTGCCAGAAAATTCGCCATGCGGATTCAGAGGCTACCTGTGCCT GTTAGGTTCTCAGAAAATCCCATCATGAGTAGTTGTGTGAAGCCAATGGTGCAGAGCAAGGAAACTCCAGTTGTTCTTCTACATGGTTTTGACAG CTCTTGTTTAGAATGGAGATATGTCTTACCATTGCTTGAGGAATCTGGTATTGAGACCTGGGCCATTGACATTCTTGGTTGGGGTTTCTCTGATCTAG AAAAACTTCCTCCCTGTAATGTGGTATCAAAGCGTGATCACTTCTATCAG TTTTGGAAATACTACATCAGAAGGCCAATGACATTAGTTGGACCAAGCCTTGGCTCTGCTGTTGCCATTGACTTTGCTGTCAATTATCCTGAAGCT GTGGAGAAGCTTGTTCTGATTGGTGCTAGTGTATATGCAGAGGGAACTGGAAAACTGGCAACCTTACCCAGATCAGTAGCCTATGCTGGG GTTAATTTATTGAAGAGCTTTCCATTACGCCTTTATGCCACCTATTTGACCTTCACAAACATTTCCTTCAGCGCTAGCCTTGATTGGACTAAT GTTGGCCGGTTGCATTGTTTATTACCTTGGTGGAATGATGCTACTGTGGATTTTATGACAAGTGGTGGTTACAATGTTTCTCCTTTGATAGGAAAG GTAAAGCAGAAAACACTGATAATATGGGGTGAAAATGACCGCATCATCAGCAATAAGTTTGCGGTG CAACTCCACTGTGAATTACCTGATGCAACAATTCGCCAAATACCCCATTGTGGTCATCTTCCGCATCTCGAAAGACCAGACTCTACCATCAAATTAATTGTTGaatttgtgcagagagaagctaAGCAATTGAATCCATATGCTGCACAAGTATCAAGATTGAACTGA
- the LOC108341230 gene encoding uncharacterized protein LOC108341230 isoform X2: protein MPKSLLHGLMLLPMPSLPFSPEKCTPFKTLLPENSPCGFRGYLCLFSENPIMSSCVKPMVQSKETPVVLLHGFDSSCLEWRYVLPLLEESGIETWAIDILGWGFSDLEKLPPCNVVSKRDHFYQFWKYYIRRPMTLVGPSLGSAVAIDFAVNYPEAVEKLVLIGASVYAEGTGKLATLPRSVAYAGVNLLKSFPLRLYATYLTFTNISFSASLDWTNVGRLHCLLPWWNDATVDFMTSGGYNVSPLIGKVKQKTLIIWGENDRIISNKFAVQLHCELPDATIRQIPHCGHLPHLERPDSTIKLIVEFVQREAKQLNPYAAQVSRLN from the exons ATGCCAAAATCTCTTCTCCACGGGTTGATGTTGCTGCCGATGCCTTCCCTTCCTTTCTCCCCAGAGAAATGCACACCATTCAAGACCCTTCTGCCAGAAAATTCGCCATGCGGATTCAGAGGCTACCTGTGCCT GTTCTCAGAAAATCCCATCATGAGTAGTTGTGTGAAGCCAATGGTGCAGAGCAAGGAAACTCCAGTTGTTCTTCTACATGGTTTTGACAG CTCTTGTTTAGAATGGAGATATGTCTTACCATTGCTTGAGGAATCTGGTATTGAGACCTGGGCCATTGACATTCTTGGTTGGGGTTTCTCTGATCTAG AAAAACTTCCTCCCTGTAATGTGGTATCAAAGCGTGATCACTTCTATCAG TTTTGGAAATACTACATCAGAAGGCCAATGACATTAGTTGGACCAAGCCTTGGCTCTGCTGTTGCCATTGACTTTGCTGTCAATTATCCTGAAGCT GTGGAGAAGCTTGTTCTGATTGGTGCTAGTGTATATGCAGAGGGAACTGGAAAACTGGCAACCTTACCCAGATCAGTAGCCTATGCTGGG GTTAATTTATTGAAGAGCTTTCCATTACGCCTTTATGCCACCTATTTGACCTTCACAAACATTTCCTTCAGCGCTAGCCTTGATTGGACTAAT GTTGGCCGGTTGCATTGTTTATTACCTTGGTGGAATGATGCTACTGTGGATTTTATGACAAGTGGTGGTTACAATGTTTCTCCTTTGATAGGAAAG GTAAAGCAGAAAACACTGATAATATGGGGTGAAAATGACCGCATCATCAGCAATAAGTTTGCGGTG CAACTCCACTGTGAATTACCTGATGCAACAATTCGCCAAATACCCCATTGTGGTCATCTTCCGCATCTCGAAAGACCAGACTCTACCATCAAATTAATTGTTGaatttgtgcagagagaagctaAGCAATTGAATCCATATGCTGCACAAGTATCAAGATTGAACTGA